One part of the Pseudomonadota bacterium genome encodes these proteins:
- a CDS encoding phosphoenolpyruvate synthase/pyruvate phosphate dikinase, whose translation MQYGDNKTKSLDNIHIDPGADQAESEANFKVYHDLMQKKVREILLVLSPYDAFILEEDGSLASRVIDEYHGLNLSNPPRMTNVSSGREALQIIQERPFDLVITMPMVVDMDGFTLGREIKALKSALPVVLLTHNLRAGYPLPDHIDLGGIDNFYIWTHDPDLLLALIKNVEDHLNAPADTVAAKVRIILLVEDSPHYLSYFLPFLYKEVVRQTQAVLDETLNQEHRLLKMRARPKILVAKNYEEAENIYLKFRSFIHGVISDTRFSRDGAMDDHGGRRLLSMIRKENPDLPLLLISSDSSNKAAAESIPAVFLDKNSHGLTGELHQFFLNHLGFGDFVFKMPGGKVLGSAGSLYSFEKMIADIPDESLAYHAERSHFSNWIMARAEVSMASRLREVRVSDFATIEEMRRYLVSSINSLRRFRQQGVVAGYSAHEFDSEIMDFVTIGKGTMGGKALGLAFMLSRLRLKCLKCQGEGLRVRIPRTFVITTGNFDDFVEKNNLRCFRDNDIDHEIAIAFRQAALPDELVKNLSDILDRINFPLTVRSSSTMEDSHFRPFAGLYATYMLPNNHPDHQVRLKQLSDAVKLVYASAYFSGPKAFAQSARLPGKDGMGIIIQELVGKVHGDYFYPAVSGVAMSQNYYPVGKMNPEDGVVQIALGFGKTVVEGEKSLRFSPRYPGLLPQFSTVDDILENSQRFFYALDMKESEEIGMRDSNLVRREIVTAGEERPVLLLSSTYSPEEHRIRDNQGKGLKVLTFAALLKFDDTLPRALDELLEDGRRGMGCAVEIEFAAELNDQGVPEEICFLQIRPMVTGSESFDVDITEEEISRAFCVSGQALGHGKTENIADIIVVKPERFAPGKTREIAKEIGELNRILTGSERPYLLIGPGRWGSNDPLLGIPVRWADISGVGAMIELRNETLKVDPSQGTHFFQNITSLGICYVTVTEGKDRLDWDWLSHLETIQETKFLRQVRLEEPFVMKLNGRESRCVMYLNRRA comes from the coding sequence ATGCAGTATGGAGATAATAAAACGAAATCATTAGATAATATCCATATCGATCCCGGGGCGGATCAGGCTGAGTCAGAGGCCAACTTTAAAGTGTATCATGATCTGATGCAGAAAAAGGTGCGTGAGATTCTGCTGGTCCTGAGCCCCTATGACGCGTTTATCCTCGAAGAGGACGGCAGCCTGGCCTCACGGGTGATTGATGAGTATCATGGGCTGAACCTCAGCAATCCTCCCCGGATGACCAATGTTTCATCAGGGCGCGAAGCTTTGCAGATCATTCAGGAGAGACCCTTTGATCTGGTCATCACCATGCCCATGGTTGTCGACATGGACGGTTTTACTCTGGGCAGGGAGATCAAGGCCCTGAAGAGTGCCCTGCCGGTTGTGCTTTTGACCCATAACCTCCGGGCGGGGTATCCCCTTCCTGATCACATCGACCTCGGCGGAATCGACAATTTTTATATCTGGACTCATGACCCTGATCTGCTTCTGGCCCTGATCAAAAATGTCGAGGATCATCTGAATGCTCCTGCCGACACGGTTGCCGCCAAAGTTAGAATCATCCTTCTGGTTGAAGATTCACCTCATTATCTCTCCTATTTCCTGCCGTTTCTGTACAAGGAAGTAGTCCGCCAGACCCAGGCGGTACTTGACGAAACCCTGAACCAGGAGCATCGGCTTCTGAAGATGCGGGCCAGACCGAAAATTCTGGTGGCAAAGAACTATGAGGAGGCGGAAAACATCTACCTGAAGTTTCGTTCTTTCATCCATGGGGTGATTTCCGATACCCGATTTTCCCGTGACGGGGCTATGGATGATCATGGAGGCAGACGACTCCTGTCGATGATCAGAAAGGAAAATCCTGATCTGCCGTTACTTCTCATCAGTTCAGACTCCTCGAACAAAGCTGCGGCGGAGAGTATTCCGGCCGTTTTTCTCGATAAAAACAGTCATGGGCTCACCGGAGAATTGCACCAGTTTTTCCTGAATCATCTGGGATTTGGTGATTTTGTCTTCAAGATGCCTGGTGGTAAAGTGCTCGGCAGCGCCGGCAGCCTGTACAGTTTTGAGAAAATGATCGCCGATATCCCGGATGAATCTCTGGCCTATCACGCGGAGCGGAGTCATTTTTCAAACTGGATCATGGCCCGGGCGGAGGTTTCCATGGCCTCCAGATTGCGTGAGGTCAGGGTGTCGGATTTCGCCACCATTGAGGAGATGCGCAGGTATCTGGTCTCCTCGATCAATTCACTCCGGCGCTTTCGCCAGCAGGGAGTTGTCGCCGGTTATTCCGCCCACGAATTCGACAGCGAGATCATGGATTTTGTCACCATCGGCAAAGGCACGATGGGCGGCAAGGCCCTTGGTCTTGCTTTCATGTTGAGCAGGCTCAGGTTGAAGTGCCTTAAATGTCAGGGAGAGGGATTGCGGGTCAGGATTCCCCGGACCTTCGTGATCACGACCGGCAACTTTGATGATTTTGTCGAGAAGAACAATCTGAGATGTTTTCGGGACAATGATATCGATCATGAGATTGCCATCGCTTTTCGGCAGGCGGCGCTTCCTGATGAACTTGTCAAAAATCTGTCCGACATCCTTGACCGGATCAATTTTCCACTGACTGTCAGATCCTCAAGCACTATGGAGGATTCCCACTTCCGCCCCTTTGCCGGCCTTTATGCAACCTATATGCTACCCAATAACCACCCGGATCATCAGGTGCGGCTGAAGCAGTTGTCCGATGCCGTCAAGCTTGTCTATGCGTCGGCATATTTCAGCGGGCCAAAGGCTTTCGCCCAATCGGCCAGGCTGCCGGGAAAGGATGGGATGGGGATCATTATCCAGGAACTGGTGGGCAAGGTGCACGGGGATTATTTCTACCCTGCGGTTTCCGGGGTGGCGATGTCGCAAAATTATTATCCGGTGGGCAAGATGAATCCGGAGGATGGGGTGGTCCAGATCGCTCTCGGTTTCGGCAAAACGGTGGTTGAGGGTGAAAAAAGCTTGCGCTTCTCCCCGCGGTATCCGGGCCTGTTGCCCCAGTTTTCAACGGTTGATGATATCCTTGAAAACAGCCAGCGCTTCTTTTATGCACTGGATATGAAGGAGTCGGAAGAGATCGGTATGAGGGATTCGAACCTGGTCAGGCGGGAAATCGTCACCGCCGGCGAGGAAAGACCGGTGCTCTTGCTGTCAAGCACCTATTCCCCTGAGGAGCACCGAATACGGGACAATCAGGGGAAGGGGCTGAAGGTTCTGACCTTCGCCGCACTGCTGAAGTTTGACGATACTCTCCCCAGAGCATTAGACGAACTGCTTGAGGATGGGCGCAGAGGCATGGGGTGTGCCGTTGAGATTGAGTTTGCCGCCGAATTAAATGATCAGGGGGTGCCGGAGGAGATCTGCTTCCTGCAGATCAGGCCGATGGTGACGGGAAGCGAGAGCTTTGATGTCGATATAACGGAAGAGGAGATCAGCCGCGCTTTCTGTGTTTCCGGCCAGGCGCTGGGGCATGGGAAAACCGAAAATATTGCGGATATTATTGTTGTCAAACCAGAGCGGTTTGCCCCCGGAAAAACGAGAGAGATCGCGAAAGAGATCGGGGAGCTGAACAGAATCCTGACCGGGAGTGAGAGACCATATCTGCTGATCGGCCCCGGACGGTGGGGGTCCAATGATCCTTTGCTCGGCATTCCGGTCCGCTGGGCCGATATCTCGGGGGTCGGGGCGATGATTGAACTGCGCAATGAGACCCTGAAGGTTGACCCTTCCCAGGGGACGCATTTCTTCCAGAACATCACTTCCCTGGGGATCTGTTATGTCACGGTGACTGAAGGGAAGGATCGTCTCGACTGGGACTGGTTGTCACATCTGGAAACGATTCAGGAGACAAAATTTCTCAGGCAGGTCAGACTTGAAGAACCGTTTGTAATGAAGCTCAATGGCCGGGAATCCAGGTGTGTGATGTACCTGAACAGGCGGGCTTGA
- a CDS encoding efflux RND transporter periplasmic adaptor subunit — MKNRLLLPEVLLLIVLIAVAGFPAFAQAEESKSENGKPSGPPPAKVVVSKISRQQVFENNSFIGTLYYDRTSHVSSEVSGLVETVAVKVGDLVKRDAQLIRIDTEMLGKEIDLKHVDIEKITLKIENAEKNYRRQESLFEKDGVSEKLYDDARFTYQDSLKEKQTAELELSKLLLAKKKSIIRAPYPGVILEKNVDSGDWVQQGRALVRIASTEDLYVRVPVSENLLTYFKAGQEVPVRIIAYDKEVPGIIEDYDPVADAQTKNVFLKVKIPAQEKVAENMSASVYVPTSEKKELAIIPRDALIKMQGQDFVYTVQDDKAAIMPVRIVTYLGNKIGADNPSFTEGMVVVVEGNERLRPDQPVVVAGEK; from the coding sequence ATGAAGAACAGGTTGCTGTTGCCAGAGGTGTTGTTGCTGATAGTGCTGATTGCTGTGGCGGGTTTTCCGGCCTTTGCTCAGGCGGAGGAGAGCAAATCCGAGAATGGCAAACCCTCAGGCCCGCCGCCGGCCAAGGTGGTGGTGAGCAAAATCTCCCGGCAGCAGGTGTTTGAAAACAACTCTTTCATCGGCACCCTGTACTACGATCGCACCAGCCACGTCTCTTCGGAAGTTTCCGGTCTTGTTGAAACCGTAGCGGTCAAGGTGGGAGATCTGGTGAAACGGGATGCCCAGCTGATCAGGATCGACACTGAAATGCTCGGCAAGGAGATCGACCTGAAGCATGTCGATATCGAGAAGATCACGCTCAAAATCGAGAATGCCGAAAAGAACTACCGTCGTCAGGAAAGCCTGTTTGAAAAAGACGGAGTCAGCGAAAAGCTCTACGATGACGCCCGTTTTACCTACCAGGACAGTCTGAAAGAGAAGCAGACCGCTGAACTTGAGCTGTCAAAACTGCTGCTCGCCAAAAAGAAAAGCATCATCAGGGCGCCGTATCCCGGAGTGATTCTGGAGAAAAATGTCGATTCCGGCGATTGGGTCCAGCAGGGAAGGGCGTTGGTCCGCATTGCCTCAACCGAAGACCTCTATGTCCGGGTGCCGGTGTCGGAAAACCTGCTCACTTACTTTAAGGCGGGCCAGGAGGTTCCGGTCCGGATTATCGCCTATGACAAGGAGGTTCCCGGGATTATCGAGGATTATGATCCGGTAGCCGATGCCCAGACCAAGAACGTTTTTCTGAAAGTAAAAATCCCGGCCCAGGAGAAAGTGGCGGAGAACATGTCGGCATCGGTCTATGTGCCGACCAGTGAAAAAAAGGAACTGGCCATTATTCCAAGGGACGCCCTGATCAAAATGCAGGGTCAGGACTTTGTCTATACGGTCCAGGATGACAAGGCGGCAATCATGCCGGTCCGTATTGTCACCTACCTCGGCAACAAGATCGGGGCAGATAACCCTTCTTTTACTGAAGGGATGGTGGTGGTTGTCGAGGGGAATGAACGGTTACGGCCGGATCAGCCGGTGGTGGTGGCTGGAGAAAAATAA
- a CDS encoding 2-oxoacid:acceptor oxidoreductase family protein, producing the protein MLNSPKNQDNERYEVRLSGSGGQGIILASVILAEAVAIHEGLQVSQSQSYGPEARGGRCKAEVVISRKEIDYPRVLKLDMLLAMTQEACDAYFFDFKPNGLLLVDSTFVEQLPTSRAVAIPFTRIARDEIGKVMTANMVALGAMAHFCPLVRIESVEKAVMSRAPRGTEALNRKAFQAGVAAASDTDLARLPKSIVPDQEEEV; encoded by the coding sequence ATGTTGAACTCTCCTAAGAATCAAGACAATGAACGTTACGAAGTGCGTCTGAGCGGGTCCGGCGGCCAGGGGATTATTCTGGCCTCCGTTATTCTGGCCGAAGCAGTTGCAATCCATGAAGGGTTACAGGTCAGCCAGAGCCAGAGCTACGGACCTGAAGCCCGTGGCGGCAGGTGCAAGGCCGAAGTGGTGATCAGCAGGAAGGAGATTGACTATCCGCGGGTTCTGAAGCTCGACATGCTGCTCGCCATGACCCAGGAAGCGTGTGACGCCTACTTTTTTGATTTCAAACCGAACGGACTGCTGCTGGTTGATTCAACGTTTGTCGAGCAGCTGCCGACGAGCCGAGCAGTGGCCATCCCCTTTACCCGTATTGCCCGTGATGAAATCGGCAAGGTGATGACCGCGAATATGGTCGCGTTGGGGGCAATGGCCCATTTCTGTCCGCTGGTAAGGATCGAGAGTGTGGAAAAGGCGGTGATGTCCCGGGCTCCTCGGGGAACAGAGGCCCTGAACAGAAAGGCTTTTCAGGCCGGAGTTGCTGCCGCATCCGACACGGATCTCGCCAGATTGCCGAAATCAATTGTCCCGGATCAGGAAGAGGAGGTCTGA
- the gdhA gene encoding NADP-specific glutamate dehydrogenase, producing MIDIMELIRDRDPAQGAFHQAVQEVLDSVKPVLDRNPSYRVEGVLERITEPERVIMFRVPWQDDQGEVHVNRGFRVEMNSSLGPYKGGLRFHPSVRLGIIKFLAFEQVFKNALTTLAMGGAKGGSDFNPKGRSDREVMRFCQAFMAELFRHIGPNTDIPAGDIGVGAREIGYLFGMYKKLANEFTGVITGKSLSWGGSLIRPEATGYGCVYFAAEMLATRRETFDGKVCLVSGSGNVAQFTAEKLIQFGGRVVTLSDSSGYIYDEEGIDDDKLEYVKELKNIRRGRIMEYVARYPQAVYFAVEPGRTANPLWGHKADCAFPCATENELNGLDAGNLINNGVILVCEGANMPSTPEAADLFQDRRILYAPGKAANAGGVAVSGLEMAQNSMRLNWPREEVEGRLKIIMKSIHATCLEAAEEYSAPGNYVVGANIAGFTKVVNAMLDQGLV from the coding sequence ATGATTGATATCATGGAATTGATCAGGGACCGGGATCCGGCCCAGGGAGCGTTTCATCAGGCGGTTCAGGAGGTCCTTGACTCGGTGAAACCGGTTCTTGACCGGAATCCCTCATATCGAGTGGAAGGGGTTTTGGAACGGATCACCGAACCGGAGAGGGTGATCATGTTCAGGGTTCCCTGGCAGGATGATCAGGGCGAGGTCCATGTCAACCGTGGCTTCCGGGTCGAGATGAACAGTTCCCTCGGGCCTTATAAGGGTGGATTGCGGTTTCATCCTTCGGTTCGGCTGGGGATTATCAAATTTCTGGCCTTTGAGCAGGTGTTCAAGAATGCCCTGACCACTCTTGCCATGGGTGGCGCCAAAGGGGGATCGGACTTTAATCCGAAGGGACGAAGCGATCGAGAAGTCATGCGTTTCTGCCAGGCGTTCATGGCGGAGCTGTTCAGGCATATCGGCCCGAACACCGATATCCCGGCGGGTGATATCGGGGTCGGGGCCCGTGAGATAGGGTACCTTTTCGGGATGTACAAGAAGCTCGCCAATGAGTTCACCGGGGTCATCACCGGCAAGAGCCTGAGCTGGGGCGGGTCGTTGATCCGCCCTGAGGCTACAGGCTACGGGTGCGTTTACTTCGCGGCGGAAATGCTTGCCACGAGGAGGGAAACTTTTGACGGCAAGGTCTGCCTGGTCTCCGGCTCCGGCAATGTCGCCCAGTTTACGGCCGAGAAACTGATCCAGTTCGGCGGCAGGGTGGTCACCCTTTCCGATTCTTCAGGCTATATCTATGATGAAGAGGGAATCGATGATGACAAGCTGGAATATGTGAAGGAGCTGAAAAATATCCGCCGAGGCCGGATCATGGAGTATGTTGCCCGGTATCCACAGGCGGTTTATTTCGCGGTGGAACCTGGCAGGACCGCCAATCCGCTCTGGGGGCACAAGGCTGATTGCGCCTTTCCCTGTGCCACCGAAAACGAGTTGAACGGGCTGGATGCCGGGAATCTCATCAATAACGGGGTCATTCTGGTCTGTGAGGGGGCCAATATGCCTTCGACTCCGGAGGCGGCAGATCTTTTTCAGGACAGGCGAATCCTCTATGCTCCGGGTAAGGCGGCCAATGCGGGAGGGGTGGCGGTTTCCGGCCTTGAAATGGCCCAGAACAGCATGCGTTTGAACTGGCCCCGTGAAGAGGTTGAAGGGAGGCTGAAAATCATCATGAAATCAATCCATGCTACCTGTCTGGAGGCGGCCGAAGAGTATAGTGCGCCGGGGAATTATGTGGTCGGAGCCAATATTGCCGGATTCACCAAGGTAGTGAACGCCATGCTCGATCAGGGCCTGGTATAA